In one Nicotiana tomentosiformis chromosome 6, ASM39032v3, whole genome shotgun sequence genomic region, the following are encoded:
- the LOC104089096 gene encoding oligoribonuclease-like isoform X2 produces MTGLNIEVDRILEIACVITDGNLTKSIEGPDLVIHQSKEYLDNMGEWCQSHHATSGFTQEVLKSTITEEEAETQVAEFVKRNIRTYTPLLAGNSVYTDLLFLKTTERLLKRKTSTELWMTLRRA; encoded by the exons GTTTGAATATTGAGGTTGACAGGATATTGGAGATTGCCTGTGTGATTACAGATGGAAATTTGACCAAATCAATTGAG GGTCCTGATTTGGTTATACATCAAAGCAAGGAGTATCTGGACAATATGGGAGAATGGTGTCAAAGCCATCATGCAACAAGTG GTTTTACTCAGGAGGTGCTCAAGAGTACCATCACCGAAGAAGAAGCCGAGACACAG GTTGCTGAGTTTGTCAAGAGAAACATAAGGACGTATACACCACTACTCGCAGGAAATTCAGTCTATACGGATCTTCTGTTTTTGAAG ACAACAGAAAGGCTCCTCAAAAGAAAAACAAGCACAGAGCTATGGATGACATTAAGGAGAGCATAG
- the LOC104089096 gene encoding oligoribonuclease-like isoform X3: MTGLNIEVDRILEIACVITDGNLTKSIEGPDLVIHQSKEYLDNMGEWCQSHHATSGFTQEVLKSTITEEEAETQVAEFVKRNIRTYTPLLAGNSVYTDLLFLKKGSSKEKQAQSYG, encoded by the exons GTTTGAATATTGAGGTTGACAGGATATTGGAGATTGCCTGTGTGATTACAGATGGAAATTTGACCAAATCAATTGAG GGTCCTGATTTGGTTATACATCAAAGCAAGGAGTATCTGGACAATATGGGAGAATGGTGTCAAAGCCATCATGCAACAAGTG GTTTTACTCAGGAGGTGCTCAAGAGTACCATCACCGAAGAAGAAGCCGAGACACAG GTTGCTGAGTTTGTCAAGAGAAACATAAGGACGTATACACCACTACTCGCAGGAAATTCAGTCTATACGGATCTTCTGTTTTTGAAG AAAGGCTCCTCAAAAGAAAAACAAGCACAGAGCTATGGATGA
- the LOC104089096 gene encoding oligoribonuclease-like isoform X1 translates to MTGLNIEVDRILEIACVITDGNLTKSIEGPDLVIHQSKEYLDNMGEWCQSHHATSGFTQEVLKSTITEEEAETQVAEFVKRNIRTYTPLLAGNSVYTDLLFLKKFMPKLASLFSHVLVDVSSIKALCLRWYPRVRFIWYIRCIHRVGGGGLNLCFSILMRNRLSTFSGQQKGSSKEKQAQSYG, encoded by the exons GTTTGAATATTGAGGTTGACAGGATATTGGAGATTGCCTGTGTGATTACAGATGGAAATTTGACCAAATCAATTGAG GGTCCTGATTTGGTTATACATCAAAGCAAGGAGTATCTGGACAATATGGGAGAATGGTGTCAAAGCCATCATGCAACAAGTG GTTTTACTCAGGAGGTGCTCAAGAGTACCATCACCGAAGAAGAAGCCGAGACACAG GTTGCTGAGTTTGTCAAGAGAAACATAAGGACGTATACACCACTACTCGCAGGAAATTCAGTCTATACGGATCTTCTGTTTTTGAAG AAGTTTATGCCAAAATTGGCAAGTTTGTTTTCACATGTACTTGTTGATGTCAGCAGCATAAAGGCATTGTGTCTTCGTTGGTATCCACGAGTGAGGTTTATCTGGTATATTCGATGTATTCATCGGGTCGGTGGGGGAGGATTAAATCTTTGTTTCTCAATTCTAATGAGAAATAGGCTCTCTACCTTCTCAGG ACAACAGAAAGGCTCCTCAAAAGAAAAACAAGCACAGAGCTATGGATGA